The Danio rerio strain Tuebingen ecotype United States chromosome 1, GRCz12tu, whole genome shotgun sequence genome includes a region encoding these proteins:
- the ubac2 gene encoding ubiquitin-associated domain-containing protein 2 (The RefSeq protein has 3 substitutions compared to this genomic sequence), with translation MMFTSTGSWGLYKAPLSKSLLLLPTVLTVLLTVLLPQYQDLFIYNIQAIRQGKQFWRLVSGRLFCLDLKDTFCSSLLIYNFRIFERRFGSHKFASFLFGAWVLSAFVDLLLTEALRFTFELKVDVLPAGLLGPVFALFVPFYRSIPRVHVTQLLGHFSITNKSLTYIVGAQLLTSSAYMWVVACSGLIAGMLYYSNKLAVQKFLRVPGWAARCGSVILEPIFSDSEPTAEAPLGMGATLDIQRQQRMDMLDQQLLLSQLAHLRRNAQQQQAQTGLLNWNRFFPTLRHRGQNRPHEGPQQPSYTQPTENPAVTEEQVARLMEMGFSRMDAQEALRASNNDINIATNFLLQH, from the exons ATGATGTTCACGTCCACCGGTTCGTGGGGATTAT ATAAAGCACCCCTGTCGAAGAGCTTACTTCTGCTTCCTACAGTCCTCACTGTGCTGCTGACTGTGCTTCTGCCTCAGTACCAGGATCTGTTCATATACAACCTCCAGGCCATCAGGCAGGGCAAGCAG TTCTGGAGGCTGGTGAGTGGACGACTTTTCTGTCTGGACCTGAAAGACACTTTCTGCAGCAGTCTGCTTATTTACAATTTCCGCATATTTGAGAGAAGGTTTGGCAGCCACAAATTTGCT TCTTTCCTCTTTGGAGCTTGGGTTCTTTCTGCTTTTGTGGACTTGCTGCTGACAGAAGCTCTTCGCTTCACGTTTGAACTTAAGgtggatgttcttccagctggACT GCTGGGTCCAGTCTTTGCTCTGTTTGTGCCTTTCTACCGCTCCATCCCACGAGTTCATGTGACTCAGCTGCTCGGCCACTTCTCAATCACAAACAAGTCTTTGACATACATCGTGGGTGCACAG CTCTTGACCTCAAGTGCCTACATGTGGGTTGTTGCTTGTAGTGGACTG ATCGCAGGCATGTTGTATTACAgtaataagttggcggtccagAAGTTCTTGCGTGTGCCTGGATGGGCAGCTAGATGTGGTTCAGTGATTCTGGAGCCAATCTTCTCCGATTCTGAGCCCACGGCAGAGGCCCCGCTGGGGATGGGGGCTACTTTGGATATCCAGAGACAGCAGAGGATGGATATGCTGGATCAGCAACTGCTCCTTTCTCAGCTGGCACACTTCAGAAGAAATACACAGCAACAGCAGGCTCAG ACTGGGCTCCTGAACTGGAACAGATTCTTCCCCACTCTGAGGCACAGAGGACAAAACCGGCCCCATGAGGGGCCACAGCAGCCCTCCTATACTCAACCAACAGAGAACCCAGCAGTGACAGAGGAACAG GTTGCAAGATTAATGGAGATGGGTTTCTCAAGGATGGATGCCCAAGAAGCACTCAGAGCATCTAATAATGACATTAACATCGCAACAAACTTCTTGCTTCAGCACTAA
- the gpr183b gene encoding G-protein coupled receptor 183-B encodes MMSPDLDLNFSSNCNLYDHRPVARVLIPLVYSIICPVGLLGNALALHVVISSTTKINSITLYSANLAVSDILFCLSLPLRAVYYGLGFHWPMGEVLCKAIALLFYLNCYAGVNFMTCLAVDRFVALVFPARLAKLRKAKNVRFVCLAIWLLVLAQTLPLLTIGLTKTEPDSSITCMEYPNFEGVFKGLPYMLIVAVVLGFGIPVMTIIACYSILTHKLHQAAKSNQLTERSGKTKKARGVIAGVVFVFVVCFSPYHIDILQYMIRKLLYETDCKELQSFQISLHITVCLMNLNSCLDPFVYFFACKGYKQKVMRMMKWQVGTHFSSVKNSAESSGTGDVLGTRRNNRIIMNNVGEDQQICYQPSAT; translated from the coding sequence ATGATGAGTCCTGATTTAGACCTGAACTTCTCTTCCAACTGCAACTTGTATGATCATCGTCCAGTGGCCCGGGTTCTCATACCACTGGTCTACTCCATCATATGTCCAGTGGGACTCTTAGGAAATGCTCTGGCTCTCCATGTGGTGATCTCCAGCACCACCAAAATTAATTCAATCACGCTTTATTCCGCCAACCTGGCTGTGTCTGATATCCTATTCTGCCTGTCGCTTCCTCTACGAGCTGTTTACTATGGATTGGGTTTCCACTGGCCGATGGGAGAAGTACTGTGTAAAGCCATAGCACTGCTCTTCTATTTGAACTGCTACGCTGGTGTGAACTTCATGACATGTCTGGCGGTGGACCGTTTTGTGGCGCTAGTGTTTCCTGCTAGACTGGCAAAACTGAGAAAGGCAAAAAATGTACGCTTTGTGTGTCTGGCAATATGGCTGCTGGTGCTGGCCCAGACGCTGCCCCTGCTAACAATCGGCCTCACTAAAACCGAGCCTGACAGCAGCATCACCTGTATGGAATACCCCAATTTTGAGGGTGTTTTCAAAGGGCTGCCCTACATGCTGATCGTGGCAGTAGTTTTAGGTTTTGGCATCCCAGTGATGACAATCATCGCTTGTTATTCAATCCTGACTCACAAACTACATCAAGCGGCAAAGTCAAACCAACTGACAGAACGTTCCGGAAAGACCAAAAAAGCCAGAGGAGTGATTGCAGGTGTGGTATTTGTGTTTGTGGTTTGTTTCAGCCCATATCACATAGACATCCTGCAATACATGATTCGGAAGCTTCTCTACGAAACGGACTGCAAGGAACTGCAGTCGTTTCAGATCTCTCTACATATCACGGTGTGCCTTATGAACCTAAATTCCTGCTTGGATCCCTTCGTTTACTTCTTTGCATGTAAAGGCTATAAGCAAAAGGTAATGAGGATGATGAAGTGGCAGGTTGGCACCCACTTCTCCAGTGTGAAGAACTCTGCTGAAAGTTCAGGCACAGGTGATGTGCTCGGAACACGCCGCAACAATAGGATAATAATGAACAATGTTGGAGAGGATCAGCAGATTTGTTATCAACCAAGCGCAACATAA